In a single window of the Mycobacterium bourgelatii genome:
- a CDS encoding PE family protein, producing MSYLYAAPEALVSAAGELANFGSALAEASNAAAAPTISVLAAGADEISAAVAALFSAHGQSYQALSGQMAAFHQQFVQTLGSAGATYAAAETAAAAPLDNLLAIINAPTQTLLGRPLIGDGANGGPGQNGGDGGLLYGNGGRGGDSITPGVAGGNGGSAGLIGNGGAGGTGGAGAMGGNGGNGGWLSGVGGAGGTGGAGVAIFQGGGAGGEGGAGGLFFGAGGAGGNGAVGGDGGIGGVGGAGGAAGWFGNGGGGGLGANALAIGSFAADGGAGGNGGTGGLLYGTGGAGGNGGNGFGNFGSTGAGGAGGAGGAGGFLYGDGGSGGNGGGGQPGGGNGGNGGASAVLVGSGGAAGSGGLSLFRGGDGGNGGTGGRLFGNGGAGGGGGAAVFGNPDDVGGNGGNGGNAQLIGNGGNGGDGGDAGIPGGGGIGGAPGQWYGTPGAPGATGNPT from the coding sequence GTGTCCTATCTCTACGCTGCGCCAGAGGCGCTGGTGAGCGCCGCCGGTGAGCTGGCGAACTTCGGTTCGGCGCTCGCCGAGGCCAGTAATGCCGCAGCCGCCCCCACCATCAGCGTGTTGGCCGCAGGGGCTGACGAGATATCCGCCGCGGTCGCGGCCCTGTTCTCCGCGCACGGACAGAGCTATCAGGCGCTCAGCGGCCAGATGGCAGCGTTTCACCAACAGTTCGTCCAGACACTGGGGTCGGCCGGGGCCACCTATGCGGCCGCCGAAACGGCCGCGGCCGCGCCGCTGGACAACTTGCTCGCCATCATCAACGCACCCACCCAGACCCTGCTGGGTCGCCCGCTGATCGGCGACGGCGCCAACGGCGGGCCGGGGCAGAACGGCGGGGACGGCGGATTGCTGTACGGCAACGGCGGACGAGGCGGGGACAGCATCACCCCCGGGGTCGCCGGCGGCAATGGCGGATCGGCGGGGTTGATCGGTAACGGCGGTGCGGGCGGGACCGGGGGCGCAGGCGCAATGGGCGGAAACGGTGGAAACGGCGGATGGTTGTCCGGTGTCGGCGGAGCCGGCGGGACTGGCGGTGCCGGTGTGGCCATCTTTCAAGGCGGTGGAGCCGGTGGCGAGGGCGGGGCCGGTGGGCTCTTCTTTGGAGCCGGTGGAGCCGGCGGCAACGGCGCGGTGGGCGGTGATGGCGGTATCGGCGGCGTCGGCGGTGCCGGGGGTGCCGCCGGATGGTTCGGTAACGGTGGAGGAGGGGGTCTCGGTGCGAACGCCCTGGCCATCGGCTCCTTTGCCGCCGACGGCGGCGCCGGCGGCAACGGCGGTACCGGCGGGTTGTTGTATGGCACCGGCGGAGCAGGGGGCAACGGCGGAAACGGCTTCGGCAACTTTGGCAGCACCGGTGCCGGCGGCGCTGGCGGCGCCGGCGGTGCCGGCGGCTTTCTCTACGGCGACGGTGGGAGCGGCGGCAATGGCGGCGGCGGGCAACCCGGCGGCGGCAACGGCGGGAACGGCGGAGCAAGCGCCGTGCTGGTCGGCAGCGGTGGCGCGGCAGGCAGCGGTGGTCTGAGCTTGTTCCGCGGCGGTGACGGCGGCAATGGCGGGACCGGCGGGAGGCTGTTCGGCAACGGTGGTGCGGGCGGCGGTGGTGGCGCCGCCGTCTTTGGCAATCCCGACGATGTGGGTGGCAATGGCGGCAACGGCGGCAACGCCCAGCTGATCGGCAATGGCGGCAACGGCGGAGACGGCGGAGACGCAGGGATCCCTGGGGGTGGTGGAATCGGTGGAGCCCCCGGGCAGTGGTACGGCACCCCCGGAGCACCCGGCGCTACCGGCAACCCCACCTAA
- a CDS encoding Dps family protein gives MSQFTIPGLTDKQAARLAEILQKQLSTYNDLHLTLKHIHWNVLGPNFIGVHEMIDPQVEAVRAFADDVAERIAALGASPQGTPGAIIRDRDWDDYSIGRDNVQAHLAALDLVYTGVIEDIRKSIDEADELDPVTQDLLIGQAGKLEKFQWFVRAHLESSGGQLAHEGASHEKDAARAARSS, from the coding sequence ATGTCGCAGTTCACCATTCCGGGTTTGACCGACAAGCAGGCGGCGCGCCTTGCCGAAATCTTGCAAAAGCAGCTGAGCACCTACAACGATCTTCACCTGACGCTCAAGCACATTCACTGGAATGTGTTGGGACCCAATTTCATCGGTGTGCACGAGATGATCGACCCGCAGGTCGAAGCGGTGCGGGCGTTCGCCGACGACGTCGCGGAACGGATCGCTGCGTTGGGCGCCTCGCCGCAGGGCACCCCCGGCGCCATCATCAGAGATCGCGATTGGGATGACTACTCGATCGGGCGCGACAACGTGCAAGCTCATCTGGCCGCCCTGGACCTCGTCTACACCGGAGTGATCGAAGACATTCGCAAGTCGATCGACGAAGCCGACGAGCTCGACCCGGTCACCCAAGATCTGTTGATCGGACAGGCCGGGAAGTTGGAGAAGTTCCAATGGTTCGTCCGTGCGCATTTGGAAAGCTCCGGCGGGCAGTTGGCCCACGAGGGAGCTAGCCATGAGAAGGACGCCGCGAGGGCCGCGCGCAGCTCGTAG
- a CDS encoding chloride channel protein → MVEPESAGGRIGASLRNAGYLRKWLILGVTIGILAGFGALVFYLALKYTGEFLLGYLGGYHIPTPAGEGGSRGSDGFARAWAIPLVTTAGALLSAFIVAKFAPEATGHGTDEAIEAVHTDPRTIRIRAVLVKMVASALTIGSGGSGGREGPTAQISAGFSSLLTRRLGLSDEDGRTAVALGIGAGIGAIFAAPLGGAVLAASITYRDDFDYRSLLPGFITSGTAYAVLGSFLGFDPLFGYIDAEYRFERAWPLLWFVVIGVIAAGVGYLYARIFHASVALTRRLPGGPVLKPAAGGLLVGLLALPLPQILSSGYGWAQLAADRGALLGIPLWIVLVLPIAKIVATSLSIGTGGSGGLFGPGIVIGAFVGAAIWRLGELTGLPGVPDAPGIFVVVGMMTCFGSVARAPLAVMIMVAEMTGSFSVVPGAILAVGIASLLITRTNVTIYEAQRLNRETAAAERAHERTEPDIEDS, encoded by the coding sequence GTGGTTGAACCGGAGTCCGCCGGCGGTCGGATCGGCGCGTCCCTCAGGAACGCCGGCTACCTGCGCAAATGGCTGATATTGGGTGTCACGATCGGCATCCTCGCCGGTTTCGGAGCGCTCGTCTTCTACCTCGCACTGAAGTACACCGGCGAATTTCTGCTCGGCTACCTCGGCGGCTACCACATCCCGACACCCGCCGGGGAAGGCGGCAGCCGTGGATCCGACGGCTTCGCGCGGGCGTGGGCGATTCCGCTGGTGACCACAGCGGGCGCGCTGTTGTCCGCTTTCATCGTTGCCAAATTCGCCCCCGAGGCCACCGGCCACGGGACCGACGAGGCGATCGAAGCGGTGCACACCGATCCCCGCACGATCCGCATCCGGGCGGTACTGGTGAAGATGGTCGCCAGCGCGCTGACCATCGGCTCGGGCGGTTCCGGCGGACGAGAAGGTCCGACGGCGCAAATCTCGGCGGGGTTCAGTTCCTTGCTGACCCGCCGACTGGGATTGTCCGACGAAGACGGCCGGACCGCGGTGGCGTTGGGCATCGGCGCCGGCATCGGCGCAATTTTCGCGGCGCCGTTGGGCGGGGCTGTGCTGGCCGCCTCGATCACCTACCGAGACGACTTCGACTACCGCAGCCTGCTGCCCGGGTTCATCACCTCTGGTACGGCTTACGCAGTGCTGGGCTCGTTTCTGGGTTTCGACCCGCTGTTCGGCTACATCGATGCCGAGTACCGCTTCGAGCGCGCCTGGCCGCTGCTGTGGTTCGTGGTGATCGGCGTCATCGCGGCGGGCGTCGGGTACTTATACGCCCGAATCTTCCACGCGTCGGTGGCTTTGACCCGCCGGCTTCCCGGCGGCCCGGTGCTCAAGCCTGCCGCCGGCGGCCTGCTCGTCGGCCTGTTGGCGCTGCCGTTGCCGCAGATCCTCAGCAGCGGCTACGGCTGGGCGCAGCTGGCGGCCGACCGCGGCGCCCTGCTGGGGATCCCGTTGTGGATCGTCCTCGTGTTGCCAATCGCCAAAATCGTCGCCACCTCGCTGTCGATCGGCACCGGCGGTTCCGGCGGATTGTTCGGCCCCGGGATCGTCATCGGCGCGTTCGTCGGCGCCGCGATCTGGCGGCTCGGCGAGCTGACCGGGCTGCCCGGTGTGCCCGATGCACCAGGAATCTTCGTCGTCGTCGGGATGATGACGTGTTTCGGCAGCGTTGCTCGCGCTCCGCTGGCGGTGATGATCATGGTCGCGGAGATGACGGGCTCGTTTTCGGTGGTGCCAGGCGCCATCCTCGCCGTCGGGATCGCGTCATTGTTGATCACGCGCACCAACGTCACCATTTACGAGGCGCAGCGGCTCAACCGCGAAACCGCGGCAGCGGAACGCGCGCACGAGCGGACCGAGCCGGATATTGAAGACTCTTAG
- a CDS encoding pirin family protein, protein MPAITADTLTLPRVTPPSPGETERPVRSITTGPKGYEGLGFPVVRAFAGVSAAALDPFIHMDQMGEVEYQPGEPRGTDWHPHRGFETVTYMIDGTFAHQDSHGGGGLITDGATQWMTAGSGILHIETPPVEMVNRGGIFHGIQLWVNLPKRDKIAQPRYQAIEGADVSLLASDDGGALVRVIAGEIGNHRGPGVTHTPITMAHATLESGARLNIPWRRDFNALVYVLSGAGSVGADGHPIKQGQLAVLGAGDRIDVVAGGSTFDVLLLGGQPIREPVFHCGPFVMNTRAEIIQALEDYHSGKFGTLPPDALAPARGGGTLY, encoded by the coding sequence ATGCCTGCCATAACTGCCGATACGCTCACGTTGCCGCGCGTCACCCCGCCCAGTCCTGGCGAAACCGAACGTCCAGTGCGGTCGATAACCACCGGTCCCAAAGGCTATGAAGGCTTGGGTTTCCCGGTGGTTCGTGCCTTCGCCGGCGTCAGCGCCGCTGCCCTGGACCCGTTCATACACATGGACCAGATGGGGGAGGTGGAATACCAGCCCGGTGAGCCCCGGGGCACCGACTGGCATCCACACCGTGGCTTCGAAACCGTCACTTACATGATCGATGGAACGTTCGCGCACCAGGACTCCCACGGTGGTGGCGGCCTGATTACCGACGGTGCGACGCAGTGGATGACAGCGGGATCGGGGATTTTACATATCGAGACACCGCCTGTCGAGATGGTAAATCGCGGCGGGATTTTCCATGGAATTCAGTTGTGGGTGAACCTGCCCAAGCGCGACAAGATCGCCCAACCGCGATACCAAGCCATCGAAGGTGCCGACGTAAGTTTGCTCGCCTCCGACGACGGTGGCGCGCTGGTAAGGGTCATCGCTGGGGAGATTGGCAACCATCGCGGTCCCGGTGTCACCCACACGCCGATCACCATGGCGCACGCCACCCTCGAAAGCGGTGCGCGACTTAACATTCCGTGGCGCCGCGACTTCAACGCACTGGTTTACGTGTTGTCCGGAGCGGGATCAGTCGGCGCGGACGGCCACCCGATAAAGCAGGGTCAGCTGGCCGTTCTTGGGGCTGGAGACCGGATCGATGTCGTTGCTGGTGGCTCGACTTTCGACGTCTTGCTGCTGGGTGGCCAACCAATTCGGGAGCCGGTTTTTCACTGCGGTCCGTTCGTGATGAACACCCGGGCAGAGATTATCCAAGCGCTAGAGGATTATCACAGCGGTAAATTTGGCACTCTGCCGCCTGATGCGCTAGCGCCCGCCCGTGGTGGTGGCACACTTTATTAA
- a CDS encoding TetR/AcrR family transcriptional regulator yields MALPASRGPGRPPAAKADETRRRIVAAARQVFSERGYDGATFQAIALRADLTRPAINHYFSSKRLLYREVADQTNEVLMAETIERAQREATLMGRLTVFIEHAMSANSEHPAASAFLVTHVLESQRHPELSGDEDEAVVRCREFLTWVVTDGIKNGEVRSDIDVEALVEALLVVLCGVGFYAGYLEGAEKMAALTGVLRQLMAGALWHSDA; encoded by the coding sequence ATGGCGTTACCTGCGAGCCGGGGGCCAGGGCGTCCCCCGGCGGCAAAAGCAGACGAAACGCGGAGGCGCATCGTAGCCGCCGCGCGTCAAGTATTCAGCGAACGTGGTTATGACGGGGCGACGTTCCAAGCCATCGCGTTGCGCGCGGACCTGACCCGGCCGGCGATCAATCACTACTTCTCCAGCAAGCGACTGCTCTATCGCGAGGTGGCCGATCAGACCAATGAAGTCCTGATGGCGGAGACCATCGAACGGGCCCAGCGCGAGGCGACCTTGATGGGGCGGTTGACGGTGTTCATCGAGCACGCGATGAGCGCCAACTCCGAACATCCGGCGGCGTCGGCGTTCCTGGTAACCCATGTCCTGGAATCGCAACGTCACCCGGAATTGAGCGGCGACGAAGATGAAGCCGTGGTGCGCTGCCGCGAGTTTTTGACGTGGGTGGTCACCGACGGCATCAAGAACGGTGAGGTCAGATCCGACATCGATGTCGAGGCGTTGGTGGAGGCGTTGCTCGTGGTGCTGTGCGGCGTCGGGTTCTACGCCGGTTATCTCGAAGGTGCCGAAAAGATGGCGGCCCTGACCGGCGTGTTGCGGCAGCTGATGGCCGGCGCGCTGTGGCACTCCGACGCCTGA
- a CDS encoding class I SAM-dependent methyltransferase produces the protein MTEFDQPVVPPLSSQVSLRSDGDTWSITESVGATALAVAASRAVETAGPDPLIRDEFARILVSEAGPAWERLADPSIAWLDDDERAQRLHRAGCDYQAVRTHFFDEYCAAVTTAGIRQVVILASGLDTRAYRLNWPTGTVVYELDQPKVLEYKAHVLQSHGALPAAQRHAVAVDLRDDWPAALAHAGFDRNRPTAWLAEGLLGYLPSDAQDRLLEMCTLLSAPGSQMATEVFVMKLNGNEQRWNRMRRLGLDINIEALTYHEPDRSDPAQWLAQHGWQVSSVSNWDLMAELGRPIPEDLIEEAVTTTLVQASLGGSNSSFGRAI, from the coding sequence ATGACTGAGTTCGACCAGCCCGTTGTGCCGCCACTTTCTTCCCAAGTTTCGCTGCGCTCCGACGGCGACACCTGGTCCATCACGGAAAGCGTCGGTGCCACCGCGCTGGCCGTCGCCGCCTCCCGAGCGGTCGAAACGGCCGGACCCGATCCGCTGATTCGCGACGAATTCGCCCGGATCCTCGTGTCCGAGGCGGGTCCCGCCTGGGAACGGCTGGCCGACCCCAGCATCGCTTGGCTCGACGACGATGAGCGGGCGCAACGCCTGCACCGCGCGGGCTGCGATTACCAGGCGGTGCGGACGCACTTTTTCGACGAGTACTGCGCCGCCGTCACCACCGCCGGCATCCGGCAGGTGGTGATCCTCGCGTCCGGACTCGACACCCGGGCCTACCGCCTGAACTGGCCGACGGGCACCGTGGTTTACGAACTCGACCAGCCGAAAGTGCTGGAATACAAGGCCCATGTGCTTCAGTCGCACGGCGCGCTTCCCGCCGCCCAGCGACATGCCGTTGCGGTCGACCTGCGGGACGACTGGCCCGCCGCCCTGGCGCACGCCGGGTTTGACCGCAATCGACCCACGGCCTGGCTGGCCGAAGGCCTGCTCGGCTACCTGCCCAGCGACGCGCAAGACCGGCTCTTGGAAATGTGCACCCTGCTCAGCGCCCCCGGCAGCCAAATGGCGACCGAGGTGTTCGTGATGAAGTTGAACGGCAATGAGCAGCGCTGGAACCGGATGCGACGCCTGGGCCTTGACATCAACATCGAGGCGTTGACCTACCACGAGCCGGACCGTTCGGACCCGGCGCAATGGCTGGCCCAGCACGGCTGGCAGGTGAGCAGCGTCAGCAACTGGGACCTGATGGCCGAACTGGGTCGGCCGATACCAGAAGACCTCATCGAGGAGGCCGTCACCACAACGCTGGTGCAAGCCAGCCTGGGCGGATCCAACTCCTCGTTTGGCAGAGCCATCTAG
- a CDS encoding class I SAM-dependent methyltransferase, translating to MSTLRTHDDTWDIRTSVGTTAVMVAAARAVETEQPDPLIRDPYAKLLVTNAQAGVLWEAMLDPDMVAKVDELDAEAAAMIRHMRGYQAVRTHFFDTFFRNAADAGIRQIVILASGLDSRAYRLDWPAGTTVYEIDQPQVLDYKSTTLADHGVTPSADRREVAIDLRQDWPAALRDAGFDPTVPTAWLAEGLLMYLPAEAQDKLFTQIGELSAPGSRVAAETAANQADDRRQQMRERFRQIAEQLGYEETIDVGELMYRDENRARVSDWLNDHGWRATAQTSTDEMRRLGRWVEEVPMADDKDAFSEFVTAERL from the coding sequence ATGAGCACACTGCGCACCCACGACGACACCTGGGACATCCGGACCAGCGTCGGCACCACTGCGGTCATGGTGGCGGCCGCTCGCGCCGTCGAAACTGAGCAACCCGACCCACTGATCCGGGATCCCTACGCCAAATTGCTCGTCACCAATGCCCAGGCGGGCGTCCTTTGGGAGGCCATGCTCGATCCGGACATGGTGGCCAAGGTCGACGAATTGGACGCCGAGGCCGCCGCGATGATCCGGCACATGCGCGGCTACCAAGCCGTGCGGACCCACTTCTTCGACACCTTCTTCCGGAACGCCGCCGACGCCGGAATCCGGCAGATCGTGATCCTGGCCTCGGGTTTGGATTCGCGCGCCTATCGGCTGGACTGGCCCGCGGGCACCACCGTGTACGAAATCGACCAGCCGCAAGTCCTCGACTACAAGTCGACCACCCTCGCCGACCACGGTGTGACACCATCCGCGGACCGGCGCGAGGTCGCCATCGACCTGCGCCAGGACTGGCCGGCCGCCCTGCGCGATGCGGGCTTCGACCCGACGGTGCCGACGGCATGGCTGGCCGAAGGTCTGCTGATGTACCTGCCCGCTGAGGCGCAAGACAAGTTGTTCACCCAGATTGGCGAGCTGAGCGCGCCGGGCAGCCGCGTCGCCGCCGAAACCGCTGCCAACCAGGCCGATGATCGACGTCAGCAGATGCGCGAGCGGTTTCGGCAGATCGCCGAGCAACTTGGCTACGAAGAAACGATCGACGTGGGCGAGCTGATGTACCGCGACGAAAACCGGGCCCGGGTCTCCGACTGGCTCAACGACCACGGCTGGCGCGCCACGGCGCAAACCTCCACAGACGAGATGCGGCGACTGGGCCGCTGGGTCGAAGAAGTCCCGATGGCCGACGACAAGGACGCGTTCTCCGAGTTCGTGACGGCGGAGCGGCTGTAG